A single window of Eucalyptus grandis isolate ANBG69807.140 chromosome 1, ASM1654582v1, whole genome shotgun sequence DNA harbors:
- the LOC104433095 gene encoding laccase-7, with the protein MVRQEVALLLASAFALVIMSSMASAAVVEHTFNVENVMVRKLCYKRVITAVNGALPGPTIQVTEGDTLVVHVFNKSPYNVTIHWHGVFQLLSGWADGPSYITQCPIRPGHSYTYKFTITNQEGTLWWHAHVSLLRATVYGALVILPKSGHYPFPMPHKQFPIILGEWWNGNVIDIQNQAQQLGTAPNNSNAFTINGRPGDLYPCSKKHTYKLKVVHGKTYMLRIINAALNSQLFFKIAKHKFTVVAVDASYTDPYVTDVVLLAPGQTADVLLITDQIPRAYYMAARPYVSAQNAPPSDNTTTTGILIYDKLPYTSPVMPRLPALNDTPTAYKFSTSLTSLAWSPNWKPVPTKLDEEMLVTIGLSVSPCGPTNACTGVPNNPALRLSATMNNASFLLPKSPSILQAHFFNVKGIYTPDFPDQPPLKFNYTNPANVNSRALSFALQNTRVKQVKYNATVEIVFQDTTVLGAENHPMHLHGYDFHVVGQGFGNFDPVEDRKKFNLFNPVIRNTVGVPAGGWAAIRFQANNPGAWILHCHLDAHLTFGLATVIIVENGPTPSSMLPPPPPDLPQC; encoded by the exons ATGGTGCGACAAGAAGTTGCCCTTCTGCTTGCATCGGCTTTTGCTCTTGTAATTATGTCCTCAATGGCTTCAGCTGCGGTCGTGGAACACACATTCAAT GTGGAAAACGTGATGGTGAGGAAATTATGCTACAAGCGTGTGATCACCGCAGTGAACGGAGCTCTTCCTGGCCCGACGATTCAAGTCACGGAGGGAGACACCCTCGTTGTTCATGTCTTCAACAAGTCCCCATACAACGTCACTATTCACTG GCACGGAGTGTTCCAACTATTGAGTGGCTGGGCAGATGGACCTAGTTATATTACGCAATGTCCAATACGTCCTGGACATAGTTATACCTATAAATTTACTATCACTAATCAGGAAGGCACGCTCTGGTGGCATGCTCACGTCTCCCTTCTCCGTGCCACCGTTTATGGTGCCCTTGTCATCCTTCCCAAGTCTGGTCACTACCCATTTCCCATGCCCCACAAACAATTTCCTATCATTCTAG GAGAGTGGTGGAACGGGAATGTGATCGATATTCAGAACCAGGCACAGCAGCTTGGCACGGCGCCTAACAATTCAAATGCATTCACCATTAATGGAAGGCCTGGAGATCTCTATCCTTGCTCCAAAAAGC ATACCTACAAGCTAAAGGTGGTACATGGAAAGACCTACATGCTTCGCATAATCAATGCTGCACTCAATAGCcaacttttcttcaaaatagCCAAACACAAGTTCACCGTGGTCGCAGTCGACGCCTCGTACACTGACCCCTACGTCACCGACGTCGTCCTTCTCGCCCCAGGCCAAACGGCAGACGTGCTCCTCATCACGGACCAGATCCCACGGGCCTACTACATGGCGGCCCGCCCGTATGTTAGTGCCCAAAACGCTCCGCCATCTGATAACACCACCACGACCGGGATCCTCATTTACGACAAGCTGCCCTACACGAGCCCAGTCATGCCTCGCTTGCCGGCCCTCAACGACACCCCGACGGCCTACAAATTCTCCACCTCCTTGACCAGCCTCGCTTGGAGCCCGAATTGGAAGCCTGTGCCGACTAAGCTGGACGAGGAAATGCTCGTGACCATCGGATTGAGTGTCTCCCCGTGTGGCCCCACCAACGCGTGTACCGGCGTCCCCAACAACCCTGCCCTCCGGCTGTCAGCAACCATGAACAACGCGTCGTTCCTACTCCCCAAGAGCCCGTCCATCTTGCAAGCACACTTCTTCAACGTGAAAGGAATCTACACCCCCGATTTCCCCGACCAGCCGCCGCTGAAATTCAATTACACGAACCCCGCCAACGTCAATAGCAGAGCGTTGTCATTCGCTCTCCAGAACACAAGGGTGAAGCAAGTGAAGTACAACGCGACGGTCGAGATCGTGTTCCAGGACACAACCGTCCTGGGCGCAGAGAATCACCCTATGCACTTGCACGGTTACGACTTCCACGTGGTGGGACAAGGGTTCGGGAACTTCGATCCGGTTGAGGATCGGAAGAAGTTCAATCTCTTCAACCCGGTAATACGTAACACAGTCGGCGTGCCCGCGGGGGGTTGGGCTGCCATCAGATTCCAAGCAAACAATCCAG gTGCATGGATATTGCACTGCCACCTGGACGCCCACTTGACTTTTGGACTAGCGACGGTCATCATCGTCGAGAACGGGCCGACCCCATCGTCGATGTTGCCTCCACCTCCTCCTGATTTGCCTCAGTGTTAG
- the LOC104433094 gene encoding U1 small nuclear ribonucleoprotein C, with translation MPRYYCDYCDTYLTHDSPSVRKQHNAGYKHKANVRIYYQQFEEQQTQSLIDQRIKEHLGQAAAFQQVGAAYNQHLMAQRPRLPILPTPMMPMGPNMQLAPGMRPPVLPRPPPGAPGYIPPPGMPAMAPAPGAPSMPQMNGMPRPPTLNVPPSGPGSALNLTSSGSAPSMVPPPAYQMNPAGPTSGGFDNFNANAKAPDANH, from the exons atgcCTCG GTATTACTGTGACTACTGCGATACCTACTTGACGCACGACTCT CCGTCAGTCAGAAAGCAGCACAATGCAGGGTACAAGCACAAG GCAAATGTGCGTATTTACTATCAGCAATTTGAGGAGCAGCAAACTCAAAGTTTAATTGATCAAAGGATCAAGGAACATTTGGGGCAAGCAGCAGCTTTCCAACAAGTTGGTGCCGCATATAATCAACATCTTATGGCTCAGAGGCCTCGGTTACCTATACTACCAACGCCTATGATGCCCATGGGACCAAATATGCAATTGGCTCCTGGAATGCGGCCACCTGTCTTGCCAAGGCCACCGCCCGGTGCACCAG GCTACATTCCTCCTCCAGGGATGCCAGCAATGGCACCAGCCCCTGGTGCTCCCTCTATGCCTCAGATGAATGGCATGCCAAGGCCTCCTACATTGAATGTCCCTCCTTCAGGTCCTGGAAGTGCACTGAATCTAACCTCTTCTGGTAGTGCCCCCTCAATGGTTCCACCTCCTGCCTATCAAATGAATCCAGCAGGACCGACTAGTGGAGGCTTTGACAATTTTAATGCTAATGCTAAAGCTCCTGATGCTAATCATTAG